The Panacibacter microcysteis DNA window CGTGCCATTTAAATGTACGGTGCAGGCACCACACTGTGCAATACCACAACCATATTTTGTACCTGTTAACCCGGCAAGGTCTCTTATTGCCCATAACAAAGGCATTTTGGGGTCGGCCTCTATGTTATAGGTCTTACCATTGATTTGTAAAGCGTATGCGGCCATATAGATGAGTTTTGATGGGGTGTAAACAACTAAGTTACTAAATAGGTTGTAAGCGCGGTAGTAAATTACAGGAAAGAATATGGGGTGGCCGGCAGTTGTTTTTATGGCATCGCCTGTTGTGTCACTCACTTGTGCATTCTGTTTTCATGGCAGCTGCAGCGCTTCATTTGCCCAAAGCGGGGCCAATGCCACCGGCGTTTTGCATCATTCCTATGTTTATTCTACCAGGTAAAATATATCAGCGGTGTTGCTTCCTGCGGGCAAACACAAGATCAATTATTAATACTATTACCAGTATCAGCAGGCCAAAAAATTCACGGCTTTCTTCGATCCAGGGTTTTTCTGCCTTCATTGTTCCTGCTATGTTTTCTGCGTGGTGTTCATTGATCCAGTCAAGCAGTCCATTACGATCAAAGATTTTATACACTGCATACAGCGTGTATAATACAATGCCTGTAATATATGCTTTGGGATAGTATTTATTCTTATACGCCAACCAGCATAAAACCGCACCATATAAATAAATTGGTACCCAAACATAAGGGTCAGGATCATTGTATTGCAGCCCTGCAAAAAGCACAAACAAAATGCAAAAGATAATGTTGAAAAGTTTCATATACTGGTAATTAACGCGCTACATTTTACATAATGAATCAGGACAGGGTATTCTTATGTTAAACAGCCCAAATGCAAGCCCTGTAACAGTTTCAGAAAATGCACACATATAAAAACGAAGTTTAATATCAAAGATTTTTTTTGCTGCTTTATAAAAAAATGCGCTTGTTAAGTTCCATTATGGCATGGTAGTTGGCTATATAGTTTCGATTAATTACTTAACTATTTTTAAAAGCGTTAACCATGAAAAAATTACTATTTGCAGGCATGACTTTAATGCTTGTTGCAGCTTACGCATCAAACAAAGACAATAAGACTTCTTATGCATTTGCACAGAGCCATTGGAACAATATAACAGATACCGTTCCGCAGGATACATCTGATACAACGCATAAACCAGATTCAATCTTACTTGCAAATTTTCTTGCAAAGAACTAGCAGCGATAAAGGCCTTCACATCTTTTGATTATTATCACCTGATGTGAGGGTCTTTTTATTTTACATCTGCAATATAGCTGCTGCAGCTACAGCGGCTATGGCAGTATTCAGCATATTTACAGTATTGTTGCCTATAATTTTTTTTCTCTCGGCTACTGCACCGATGATAGAATCTGAAACATTACCAGTTAACCCTGCCACAGCAATGATAAGTAATTCTTTGAGACCGTAATTGAACCCAATCTTTGCAATTGTTGCAATAATTATACTCCCACATATTCCGAAAAACAAGCCTTCCATACTTACCACACCATTGAGACCTCTAGTGTCTTTTTTCAGGGTACTAATGTTATAAAATTTTTTTCCATAAACATTTCCCAGTTCAGAGGAAAATGTATCACTAAGTGCGGAGGCAAATGATGCGGCAATCATTAGCTGCAATGTTTCTTTATAAGCAGGTTGCAGCAAAATTAAAACTGCCAACATGCCCGCTACACCTGCATTTGCGAATACCTGCATTACGCTGCGCTTTCCTTTGTTTTCTTCCGCTAAATGTTGTTGCTGCTTTAGTTGTAGTTTAAATGAAGTAGCGGCGGAACCCAATATAAAAAATGCAGCAAGCATAACAACGCCTGTATAACCTGCAGAAAAAAATAATAAGTATGCAATAGCGCCACCTGTAACAGCTGCAGTTATGGTAAGTTTTTTAAACAGCACACTTCCAAGTATGCCGGCTATGATGATTGCTGAAACAATAATAATGTCTGTGGTAGGCATTGCAGTTAATGCAGAAGCGGCTGGCGGGTTAAAATAAGTTTAGCGTTACGTAATTGAACCGGGCATATTTAACAGGTCATCCATATTTCTGTCGTTATCAATTTTTCCTTTCATTTCAAGCATACGCATATCTTTTGCATCCTGCAGAAAGTCTGAAGCAAATATGAAGCTGTTGAGTTTTTCGTTCTTGCTGAAAATAATTTCTTTGTTGGAGCCTTCCCATTCTTTTTTGCCCTGGTAGAGGTATACGATATGATCACCGATTTCCATTACACTATTCATATCGTGTGTAACAACAATGGTCGTGGTATTGAATTCGTCTGTTAACTCTTTAATGAGTTTATCGATAACCAGTGATGTTTGCGGATCAAGACCTGAATTGGGCTCATCGCAAAAAAGATATTTTGGATTTAGCACAATGGAACGTGCGATGCCTACACGTTTTTTCATACCGCCGCTTATTTCTGCTGGGTATTTTTTATGGGCATCTTTCAATTCTACACGCGCCAGCACTTCATCAACCCTTTTCTTACGTTCTTTATAACCTTCTCTTGAAAACATCTCCAGCGGGAACATCACGTTTTGCTCTACCGTCATGGAATCGAACAAAGCAGAGCCCTGGAACAGCATGCCTATCTGCTGGCGAAGTTCTTTCCGCTTTTCATCATCCATTTTTACAATATCTTCCCCGCTGTACAAAATATCGCCGCTATCCGGTGCAAAAAGGCCAACCATGCATTTGGTTAATACGGTTTTGCCGCTACCACTGGAACCGATAATGAGGTTACATTTACCCGCTTCCATTACTGCACTGATATCGTTTAAGATTACCTTTTCACCAAAGGATTTTTTGATATTTTTTAATTCGATCATTACGCTGAAGCTTAATAAATTTTGAAAACTGTGCCCGCCCTGCTGAGTAAAGAACCAACCGATGAACGGATTGCGACGCAACGAAGATGCCATGAAAAACCGCAGCTGGTATCACAAAATTCCTACAATACTTCTACCTGATTTTTGAGCAGGTCTGCAAACTCATCGCGCTTTCTTATTAAATGTGCCTGCCCGTTTTTGACCAGCACTTCTGCCGGCTTTAAACGGCTGTTAAAATTACTGCTCATTTCAAAGCCATATGCACCGGCATTGCAGAATACCAGCAAATCTCCTTCCCGTACTTCGTTTAATTTACGATCCCACGCAAACGTGTCGGTTTCGCAAATATTACCTACTACAGTATAAATTCTCTCCGGGCCGTTTGGGTTGGAGATATTTTCGATGCGGTGATAGGCCTCATAAAACATGGGGCGTATGAGATGATTAAAACCACTGTTTACACCAACAAAAACGGTGGCAGTGGTTTGCTTGATAACATTGGCTTTTACCACGAAATAACCCGATTCACTTACCAGGAATTTACCAGGCTCGAACCATACTTCGAGGCTGCGGCCATTTTCATTTTCGTATGCGGCAAATGCTTCGCAAACTTTTTTACCGAGTGCTGCCACGTCCGTTTTTACATCATCGTCATGATAAGGCACTTTAAAGCCACTGCCAAGGTCTATAAATTCAAGCTTTGGAAAATGGCGTGCCATATCAAACATTACTTCAAGACCCTGCAAAAAAACATTGATGTCTTTTATCTCGCTGCCTGTGTGCATGTGGAGGCCTGCTACGTGTATGCCGGTGGTTTTTACAATGCGTTCTATATGGCGCATCTGGTGTATGGAGATGCCAAACTTACTGTCTATGTGGCCTGTAGATATTTTAAAATTACCGCCCGCCATTATATGCGGGTTAAGCCTGATACAAACAGGGTAAGACGATCCGTATTTGTTGCCGAATCTTTCCAGCAAAGAGATATTATCGATGTTTACGTTAACACCAAGTTTGATGCCTGCTTCTATTTCTTCAAAGTCTACGCAATTGGGTGTAAACAGTATTTGTTTTGGTTCGAAACCTGCTTTTAAACCAAGGTGTACTTCATTAATGCTTACGCAATCGAGGTTAGCGCCGTATTGCTTTACCAGCTTAAGAATATTGATATTGGTTAAAGACTTACAGGCGTAAAAGAACTTAGCCTTACACTTTGCGAACGCATTTTGCAGTTCTTCTAATTGCTCCTGTATTTTTTCTGCATGGTAGATATAAACCGGTGTACCAAACTCATTGGCCACACTGATCAATTGCTCTTTTGTTAGTTGCTGCGACATAATTTCCGAAGATACGATATGAGTTGTTTACAGGTATTATAAAAATAAAGCCCTTCAGTGAAGGGCTATTATACTAAGCTTTTGTTTCGTTTTCGTTATCCTCATCCTGAGACGTGTTATCTTCATTTTCATTTTGCTCACTGGTTGGTTCATCAGGTGCAGCTTCGTCCGTGGCAGCCTTCCCGACTGCGTCTTCATGTTCGCTGGCAGAAGGTTCAACATGGTTTTCATTCTCTTGCTGTTCGTTTCCGTGTGCAATGAGGTCTCCGTTACTATCCACTGCCAGGATGGTTACCTCTTTTGGTGCAGCTTCTCCAAAGTGCGCTGCGTTGATGATGGTTGGTTCTATCAGTTGCTCCGCCAGCACCTCTTTTATTTTGGGAAGATCGCTCACCGTATTTAACCCAAAATAGTCCATGAAGTTTTTTGATGTAGCATACACTAAGGGTTTGCCCGGCATATTTTCGTTGCGGCCCGTAATGATGATCAGTTCTTTTTCCAGCAGCTTTTGAATGCTGTAGTCGCTGTTTACACCACGTATGCTTTCTATCTCACCTTTTGTTATGGGTTGCTTGTAAGCGATAATAGCCAGGGTTTCGAGCGCTGCGGTTGACAGTCGCTTTAAAAACTTCTCCCCGTTTAATTGTGCGAGTGTTTTGTGAAAGTCTTTTTTAGTAAGAAATTGCCAGCCGCCGCCGCTTTCCCTTACTTCAAAGGGATAAAATTCGCTTTGGTATTTTTCACGAATACCTTCTATACAACTTTCCACCTGGTCGAGCATAATACGCTCTTCCATAAATCCAAAGGCATTATTGATCAGCTCTACGATATCAAGACTGGTCAAAGGCTTTTCACTGGCAAAGATCAATGCCTCTATATGTGGTATGATTTGGGAAAGTTCCATGTTGTTCAGTTGAAAATTTGAAAATTAGTCAATTTGAAACTCGCAGAAAAGTAAGCCGTTTTCACTTTCAAATGTCAAATTTTCAAATCAACAATTATCCCTGCAATGCTGCAGCACCGCTTACGATTTCTGTAAGCTCTGTGGTAATGGCTGCCTGGCGTGCTCGGTTATATGATATTTTGAGAGACTTGAGCAATTCGTTTGCATTATCGCTTGCTTTATCCATTGCCGTCATACGCGCCCCATGTTCGCTGGCATTAGCGTCTAATACTGCTTTGTACAATTGTGTATTAAGGATCTTTGGCATCAGCTCTGCAATAAGCTGTTCTTTATTCGGTTCAAATATAAAGTCGGCCTTTTTCGCACCTGCTTTTTTCTCCACTTTTGGAATAGGCAGAAAACGCTCGCTGTGAAATACCTGGGTTGCAGCGTTTTTGAACTCGCTGTAGACAATGTATACTGCATCAAATTCTTTGTTCTCAAAAGCTTTCATGGCAGCAACAGAAGCAGCCTGCACATTCTCGAAACTGAGATTGAGAAAAATATCTTTGTATGCGGCATCTGTTTTATAACCGCTTTTGGTAAGACTTTCAAAACCTTTTTTACCAATGTTCCAGATAGTTACATTACCTTTTTTTTGTTGATCAGCATATTTATCTGCGATCAGTTGTTTGGCGGTTTTGATAACATTGGCATTATAAGCACCCGCAAGGCCCCTGTCGCTCGTTACAACAATCAATAGTAGCTTTTCTACAGGTCTTTCCTCTGCAAGCTTCATATTTACACCGCCTTCAGTATTGCTGATAATATTGCTCAATACTTCCTGGAGTTTTTGCGCATAAGGTCTCATCTGAATGATGGCATCCTGTGCACGACGCAATTTTGCAGCACTTACCATCTTCATTGCTTTGGTTATTTGTTGCGTACTTTGTACTGAACTAATACGGTTGCGGACTTCTTTTAACTGACCAGGCATGTTATAACTTTTTAATTTTCAGGGATTTGCTCATACAGTACCGTTATGCGGCAGTGGACTTTCCCGAAATTGGCGGCAAAGTTAACGGAAACAGCTTAAATTTCTGGTATGCCAGCGATAATTATGTTGCCGGCTTTCCCCTTGTGTAAAGCCTGGCTTCACGACCATCGAATAAGTCATTTCACGCCGTAAAAAAGAAGCGCTTAGTGTTATCTCATGACGTGTGGGTATAATATTACGGTTTTATGAATTTTTTTTAAACGCGGAATAGCTACCTTTATTTTTTGTTGCCCGGCAACACTCTCCTAACGAAATCATTGCTTAGTGCAAACAGTAACTTCACTTTTAAAAACCACCACATTATCGCTGCTGATATT harbors:
- a CDS encoding transmembrane 220 family protein; the protein is MKLFNIIFCILFVLFAGLQYNDPDPYVWVPIYLYGAVLCWLAYKNKYYPKAYITGIVLYTLYAVYKIFDRNGLLDWINEHHAENIAGTMKAEKPWIEESREFFGLLILVIVLIIDLVFARRKQHR
- a CDS encoding DUF92 domain-containing protein, with the protein product MPTTDIIIVSAIIIAGILGSVLFKKLTITAAVTGGAIAYLLFFSAGYTGVVMLAAFFILGSAATSFKLQLKQQQHLAEENKGKRSVMQVFANAGVAGMLAVLILLQPAYKETLQLMIAASFASALSDTFSSELGNVYGKKFYNISTLKKDTRGLNGVVSMEGLFFGICGSIIIATIAKIGFNYGLKELLIIAVAGLTGNVSDSIIGAVAERKKIIGNNTVNMLNTAIAAVAAAAILQM
- a CDS encoding ABC transporter ATP-binding protein; this translates as MIELKNIKKSFGEKVILNDISAVMEAGKCNLIIGSSGSGKTVLTKCMVGLFAPDSGDILYSGEDIVKMDDEKRKELRQQIGMLFQGSALFDSMTVEQNVMFPLEMFSREGYKERKKRVDEVLARVELKDAHKKYPAEISGGMKKRVGIARSIVLNPKYLFCDEPNSGLDPQTSLVIDKLIKELTDEFNTTTIVVTHDMNSVMEIGDHIVYLYQGKKEWEGSNKEIIFSKNEKLNSFIFASDFLQDAKDMRMLEMKGKIDNDRNMDDLLNMPGSIT
- the lysA gene encoding diaminopimelate decarboxylase codes for the protein MSQQLTKEQLISVANEFGTPVYIYHAEKIQEQLEELQNAFAKCKAKFFYACKSLTNINILKLVKQYGANLDCVSINEVHLGLKAGFEPKQILFTPNCVDFEEIEAGIKLGVNVNIDNISLLERFGNKYGSSYPVCIRLNPHIMAGGNFKISTGHIDSKFGISIHQMRHIERIVKTTGIHVAGLHMHTGSEIKDINVFLQGLEVMFDMARHFPKLEFIDLGSGFKVPYHDDDVKTDVAALGKKVCEAFAAYENENGRSLEVWFEPGKFLVSESGYFVVKANVIKQTTATVFVGVNSGFNHLIRPMFYEAYHRIENISNPNGPERIYTVVGNICETDTFAWDRKLNEVREGDLLVFCNAGAYGFEMSSNFNSRLKPAEVLVKNGQAHLIRKRDEFADLLKNQVEVL
- the scpB gene encoding SMC-Scp complex subunit ScpB, coding for MELSQIIPHIEALIFASEKPLTSLDIVELINNAFGFMEERIMLDQVESCIEGIREKYQSEFYPFEVRESGGGWQFLTKKDFHKTLAQLNGEKFLKRLSTAALETLAIIAYKQPITKGEIESIRGVNSDYSIQKLLEKELIIITGRNENMPGKPLVYATSKNFMDYFGLNTVSDLPKIKEVLAEQLIEPTIINAAHFGEAAPKEVTILAVDSNGDLIAHGNEQQENENHVEPSASEHEDAVGKAATDEAAPDEPTSEQNENEDNTSQDEDNENETKA
- the atpG gene encoding ATP synthase F1 subunit gamma; its protein translation is MPGQLKEVRNRISSVQSTQQITKAMKMVSAAKLRRAQDAIIQMRPYAQKLQEVLSNIISNTEGGVNMKLAEERPVEKLLLIVVTSDRGLAGAYNANVIKTAKQLIADKYADQQKKGNVTIWNIGKKGFESLTKSGYKTDAAYKDIFLNLSFENVQAASVAAMKAFENKEFDAVYIVYSEFKNAATQVFHSERFLPIPKVEKKAGAKKADFIFEPNKEQLIAELMPKILNTQLYKAVLDANASEHGARMTAMDKASDNANELLKSLKISYNRARQAAITTELTEIVSGAAALQG